The following are encoded in a window of Deinococcus fonticola genomic DNA:
- a CDS encoding M23 family metallopeptidase, which yields MTVNVQSGDTLYRLAVRHGTSVQAILGVNPGLDASRLRPGQMLQLPAPAGATGSPNRVGGAVVRPASIRVQAVMPVQGRITTPYSAAHIGLDMAAPFGTQIRAVLGGTVRESRFDARTGWGWTIVVDHGNGYASRYSHNSANLVRVGQRVTTAQVIARVGSTGNSTGPHVDFRVYFAGSQVNPYTLYN from the coding sequence GTGACAGTCAACGTTCAATCAGGCGACACGCTCTATAGGCTGGCGGTCAGGCACGGCACTTCAGTGCAGGCCATTCTGGGCGTAAACCCAGGGCTGGATGCCAGCAGGTTGCGGCCCGGCCAGATGCTGCAACTCCCTGCGCCAGCAGGAGCTACCGGAAGTCCAAACCGGGTGGGAGGGGCTGTGGTGCGTCCGGCTTCCATTCGCGTGCAGGCTGTGATGCCCGTACAGGGCCGAATCACGACGCCCTACAGCGCTGCACATATCGGGCTGGACATGGCCGCTCCGTTCGGTACGCAAATCCGCGCCGTGCTGGGCGGCACGGTGCGCGAGTCGCGCTTTGATGCCCGAACCGGCTGGGGGTGGACGATTGTCGTAGATCACGGCAACGGGTATGCCTCCCGCTACAGCCACAACAGCGCCAACCTCGTGAGGGTCGGGCAGCGGGTGACGACAGCACAGGTGATCGCGCGTGTGGGCAGCACCGGGAACAGTACCGGGCCGCATGTGGATTTCCGGGTGTACTTCGCTGGTTCGCAGGTGAACCCGTATACGCTCTACAACTGA
- a CDS encoding cation diffusion facilitator family transporter: MSEGHSHGKDANARQLTTALALTGTFLVVEVIYAFLSGSLALLSDAGHMLTDVMALALSLFAIRVGQRPADLKRTFGYRRTEILAAALNAGMLFAIGIYILFEAYKRLREPVEVQTTPMLIVATLGLLVNIVSARILVSGSQGSLNVKSAYLEVMGDLLGSVAVIAGALLIRLTGMTWIDPVLGALIGLWVLPRTWTLLKESVNVLLEGVPHGLVLSALRAQLSALRGVQEVHDLHVWSVTSGENNLSVHLVSAEATSDLSKEVAEIAEQYGIEHVTVQVEAAGLHDGGHMEVHP, translated from the coding sequence ATGAGTGAGGGTCACAGTCACGGCAAGGATGCCAACGCCCGCCAACTGACCACCGCACTGGCCCTGACGGGCACGTTTTTGGTGGTGGAAGTCATCTACGCATTTCTATCGGGCAGTTTGGCGCTGCTGTCGGACGCGGGCCACATGCTGACCGACGTGATGGCGCTGGCCCTCTCCCTCTTTGCCATCAGGGTGGGGCAGCGCCCCGCCGACCTGAAGCGCACCTTCGGGTATCGGCGCACGGAGATTCTGGCTGCCGCGTTGAACGCTGGCATGCTGTTCGCCATCGGTATCTACATTCTGTTTGAAGCCTACAAGCGCCTTCGGGAGCCAGTGGAGGTACAGACCACGCCCATGCTGATCGTCGCCACGCTGGGCCTGTTGGTGAACATCGTCAGCGCCCGCATTCTGGTCAGCGGCAGTCAGGGCAGCCTGAACGTGAAATCCGCCTATCTGGAGGTGATGGGTGATCTGCTCGGTTCGGTGGCGGTCATCGCGGGGGCGCTGCTGATCCGCCTGACCGGGATGACCTGGATTGACCCGGTGCTGGGCGCACTGATCGGCCTATGGGTACTGCCTCGCACCTGGACGCTGCTGAAGGAAAGCGTGAATGTGCTGCTTGAAGGCGTGCCGCATGGCCTTGTCCTGAGTGCCCTGCGCGCACAACTCAGCGCCCTGCGCGGCGTGCAGGAAGTGCATGACTTGCACGTCTGGAGTGTCACCAGCGGCGAAAACAATTTGAGCGTCCACCTCGTCAGCGCTGAAGCGACCTCAGACCTGAGCAAAGAAGTGGCCGAGATTGCCGAGCAGTACGGCATCGAGCATGTGACGGTGCAGGTGGAAGCCGCTGGCCTGCATGACGGCGGCCACATGGAGGTTCACCCGTGA
- a CDS encoding ArsR/SmtB family transcription factor, with protein MTLKAAPYNGMMSVPTPVPADVCEVKCVHPQAVAQALSSLPDALCIEQASTFLKLMADPTRLRILIALNSGELCVCDLAAVVGISESAISHQLRLLREGRVVTFRKEGRVAYYRLLDEHVTTMIESAIDHARE; from the coding sequence ATGACGCTGAAGGCCGCGCCGTACAATGGAATGATGTCTGTCCCTACCCCTGTGCCCGCAGATGTATGCGAAGTGAAATGCGTCCACCCGCAAGCCGTAGCGCAGGCGCTATCGTCCTTACCAGATGCCTTGTGCATTGAGCAGGCCAGCACTTTCCTGAAACTGATGGCTGATCCCACCCGCCTGAGAATCCTGATCGCCCTGAACTCAGGTGAACTGTGCGTTTGTGATTTGGCTGCTGTGGTCGGCATCAGTGAAAGCGCCATCAGCCACCAACTCCGCCTTCTTCGAGAAGGAAGGGTCGTAACCTTCCGCAAAGAGGGCCGCGTGGCCTACTACCGTCTGCTGGATGAGCATGTCACCACCATGATTGAGAGTGCCATTGATCACGCCCGCGAATAA
- a CDS encoding DUF305 domain-containing protein, translated as MTALLAGGAIGAALLSGRNTPFPAESSPDVRFARDMSAHHAQAVEMSVTMLKRASDPAVKLLAQDIALTQQGQIGQMSGWLMAWNRPIAGSEPPMSGMNREAMGMALSEEVKALDHLPPTVAEGRYLALLRKHHLGGVLMAKSALNTVREPQVKAFAQRVIASQTSEIRAIDALLKTRSIQPPAAAADNTDLDNMDGMNHE; from the coding sequence TTGACGGCCCTCCTCGCGGGCGGGGCTATCGGGGCAGCGCTGCTGAGTGGCCGCAACACCCCTTTTCCCGCCGAATCCAGCCCCGATGTCCGTTTTGCCCGTGACATGAGCGCCCACCACGCGCAGGCCGTGGAGATGAGTGTCACGATGCTCAAGCGGGCCAGTGACCCGGCAGTGAAACTGCTCGCGCAGGACATTGCCCTTACCCAGCAGGGCCAGATTGGGCAGATGAGCGGCTGGTTGATGGCCTGGAACCGCCCCATTGCGGGCAGCGAACCACCCATGAGCGGGATGAACCGGGAGGCGATGGGCATGGCGCTGTCTGAAGAGGTGAAGGCCCTCGATCACTTGCCCCCCACAGTGGCCGAGGGCCGGTATCTGGCGCTGCTCAGGAAACACCACCTGGGAGGCGTGCTGATGGCAAAGTCGGCCCTGAACACGGTCAGGGAGCCGCAGGTCAAGGCCTTCGCCCAGCGGGTCATCGCCTCACAGACCTCAGAGATTCGCGCCATTGACGCGCTGCTCAAGACCCGGAGTATCCAACCCCCTGCCGCCGCCGCAGACAACACCGACCTGGACAACATGGACGGCATGAATCATGAGTGA
- a CDS encoding DUF3105 domain-containing protein, whose product MKYLLPALLLALVACNKSSETIPGLKEFKYEGGDHQDGRIDYKEALPVGGPHNPRWQNCGIYDKEIYDVYAVHSLEHGAVWATYRPNINTSEVMALKDALGGRTHTLLTPRADQPSPIVLTAWNAQLELDSASDPRLKQFIQKFEQGGSAPEIGAACSGSHSNTQ is encoded by the coding sequence ATGAAATACCTGCTTCCCGCCCTGCTGCTGGCCCTGGTGGCCTGCAATAAGTCCAGCGAGACCATCCCCGGCCTGAAAGAATTCAAGTACGAGGGTGGCGATCACCAAGATGGCCGCATTGATTACAAGGAAGCCTTGCCCGTGGGTGGGCCGCACAACCCGCGCTGGCAGAACTGCGGGATTTACGACAAGGAAATTTACGATGTATACGCGGTTCACAGCCTGGAACACGGCGCAGTGTGGGCCACCTACCGCCCCAACATCAACACCAGCGAAGTGATGGCCCTCAAGGACGCGCTGGGCGGACGCACCCACACCCTGCTCACACCCCGCGCCGACCAACCCTCGCCCATCGTGTTGACCGCCTGGAACGCCCAACTGGAACTGGACAGTGCCAGTGACCCGCGCCTCAAACAGTTCATTCAGAAGTTCGAGCAGGGGGGCAGTGCCCCGGAGATCGGCGCAGCGTGCAGCGGCTCGCACAGCAACACCCAGTGA
- a CDS encoding VIT1/CCC1 transporter family protein has product MSQTTEVVEYHKEHHNTGRVNWLRAAVLGANDGVVSVSSVVVGVAAARGITASTILLAGVAALVAGATSMAAGEYVSVQSQADTENADLAKEAKELRVHPEMELQELADIYVSRGVEPVVALQVAQQLTAADALGAHAREELGITEQLRAQPFQAAFASAAAFVAGGIIPVLGAVFLPQSIVSVGVTVITLLTLTVLGAMAAHAGGASRLKGALRVTLWGAVAMALSALIGSLFGVKA; this is encoded by the coding sequence ATGAGTCAAACGACTGAAGTGGTGGAGTATCACAAGGAACACCACAATACCGGGCGCGTGAACTGGCTGCGGGCTGCTGTGTTGGGTGCAAATGACGGTGTGGTGTCGGTATCGAGCGTGGTGGTGGGTGTGGCCGCCGCCCGTGGAATCACGGCAAGTACCATCTTGCTGGCGGGCGTAGCAGCGCTGGTGGCCGGAGCCACTTCGATGGCGGCGGGAGAGTACGTGTCCGTGCAGTCCCAGGCCGATACGGAAAATGCCGATCTGGCGAAAGAGGCCAAGGAACTGCGTGTACACCCTGAAATGGAATTGCAGGAACTTGCGGACATTTATGTGTCGCGTGGGGTGGAACCTGTGGTGGCCTTGCAGGTGGCGCAACAACTCACGGCGGCGGACGCGCTGGGCGCACACGCCCGTGAGGAATTGGGCATCACTGAGCAGCTTCGGGCACAGCCTTTTCAGGCCGCTTTTGCTTCAGCGGCGGCGTTTGTGGCGGGCGGTATCATCCCAGTGCTTGGGGCGGTGTTCCTGCCACAGAGCATCGTGAGCGTAGGGGTCACGGTTATCACTCTGCTGACCTTGACTGTGCTGGGGGCGATGGCCGCACACGCGGGCGGGGCGTCGAGACTAAAAGGGGCCTTGCGAGTAACCCTGTGGGGGGCCGTCGCAATGGCCCTGAGCGCCTTGATCGGCAGCCTCTTTGGGGTAAAGGCGTGA
- the lspA gene encoding signal peptidase II yields MSWRPSFPIALALLFALLLTDLLLKAWAAQNLVNTPVRPLIPGLLSLTYTLNPGIAWGLLSGLTVPLAVLRLAVGLGLILTLWRGRPHPKLALSLALIAAGALGNAVDGLTRGSVVDYLSSPLLDRFSQRLSAQPFPVFNLADVLVLLGVAALLLASARRTPTPPTALTQTQPKGES; encoded by the coding sequence GTGTCGTGGCGTCCTTCGTTTCCAATAGCTCTTGCACTCTTGTTCGCGCTGCTGCTGACCGACCTGTTGCTGAAAGCCTGGGCGGCACAGAATCTCGTAAACACGCCTGTTCGTCCGCTGATCCCCGGTCTCTTGAGCCTGACGTATACCTTGAACCCAGGCATAGCCTGGGGCCTGCTCAGCGGCCTGACCGTGCCACTGGCCGTGCTCCGCCTGGCCGTGGGACTGGGCCTGATCCTCACGCTATGGCGTGGTCGCCCGCACCCCAAACTTGCCCTGTCTCTGGCGCTGATCGCTGCTGGAGCGTTGGGGAATGCGGTAGACGGCCTGACACGCGGATCAGTCGTAGACTACCTGTCATCCCCGCTGCTTGACCGCTTTAGTCAACGCCTCAGCGCTCAGCCGTTCCCGGTCTTTAACCTGGCTGATGTCCTCGTGCTGCTCGGTGTGGCTGCCCTGCTCCTCGCCTCGGCACGTCGCACGCCCACGCCTCCCACAGCCCTCACGCAGACCCAACCCAAAGGAGAGTCATGA
- a CDS encoding SCO family protein, whose protein sequence is MTQDAPLVEADTSPTRPPDPPAKRSWRSSLALALFTVSALLGSVWIANKVSNPLNLYGTALPANKLAPPLSGTGDDAKPLALTDLSGQTVAVFFGFLNCPNICPTTLAALERVRQTLPADRQANFVPLLISVDPKRDTVSKLNEYVKYFNPQARGMIIPEPQLAEGAKAWGVGYQYVDVKGPLEYQVNHTTGVYLVDARGRLRLVWDYTQVTTNPERVAQDVVAVMK, encoded by the coding sequence GTGACCCAAGACGCCCCACTGGTCGAGGCGGATACCTCGCCGACGCGTCCCCCCGACCCACCAGCGAAGCGTTCCTGGCGGTCATCCCTGGCGCTGGCCCTCTTCACGGTGTCGGCGCTGCTCGGTTCCGTGTGGATCGCCAACAAGGTCAGCAATCCACTGAACTTGTACGGTACGGCCTTGCCAGCCAATAAACTGGCCCCACCCCTGAGCGGCACGGGTGATGACGCCAAACCCCTGGCGCTGACTGATTTGAGTGGGCAGACCGTGGCGGTGTTTTTCGGGTTTCTGAACTGCCCCAATATCTGCCCCACCACCCTGGCGGCCCTGGAACGGGTGCGTCAGACGCTGCCCGCAGACCGGCAGGCCAACTTCGTCCCGCTGCTGATTTCTGTTGACCCCAAACGGGACACCGTGAGCAAGTTGAACGAATACGTCAAGTATTTCAACCCGCAGGCCAGAGGCATGATTATCCCCGAACCGCAACTCGCTGAAGGGGCCAAAGCGTGGGGCGTGGGGTATCAGTACGTGGATGTCAAAGGGCCTTTGGAGTACCAGGTGAACCACACCACGGGGGTCTACCTGGTGGACGCGCGGGGACGGTTGCGGCTGGTGTGGGACTACACGCAGGTCACGACGAACCCTGAGCGCGTGGCGCAGGACGTAGTGGCGGTCATGAAATGA